Proteins co-encoded in one Desulfitobacterium hafniense DCB-2 genomic window:
- a CDS encoding ABC transporter ATP-binding protein: protein MMIRRFLRYYSPYKGLFLLDVSCAVAAALLELFFPFTVQHIVDTLLPRGEWKLILGACILLGLIYIVNTVLKFVVGYWGEKLGLYIETDMRIEIYTHLQKLSFRFFDNHKQGQLASRITNDLMDIGNMAHYGPEHFLISTFTLAGAMVMMFHANWQLALPLSLFVMILLAINMHFMRRLVVTRKRMFGAVGGFLSRLEDGIGGIRVVQAFANEDHQKRLFVSDNQRFCEAKIDGFKNVAQNEAVTYMFISLLPVLALLGGSWFTLNGRMTGGELFSFILIANVMVMPIRMLAAFSVRFPNGMAGFKNFVEIIDTEPEIKDAPDAVEVSSLRGDIRYEQVSFGYREDSTVLNTIDLSVRAGETVAFVGTSGAGKTTLCSLLLRFYEADEGRITIDGMDIRKLKLASLRQQIGVVQQDVFLFSGSIGENIRFGKLGATEEELWEAARRAQLDDFIREQPEGMDTLIGERGVKLSGGQRQRIAIARMFLKNPPILILDEATSSLDTLTESSILQALAELAQGRTTLIIAHRLATIRHADRIVVLTEEGIAEEGGHEELLRKNGIYSNLHRAQVGA from the coding sequence ATGATGATCAGACGGTTTCTGCGGTACTACAGCCCCTACAAGGGACTGTTTCTCCTGGATGTCTCCTGTGCTGTAGCGGCCGCCTTGCTGGAATTGTTTTTTCCTTTTACGGTCCAACATATTGTCGATACCCTCCTGCCCAGGGGAGAGTGGAAGCTGATTTTGGGGGCCTGTATCCTGCTCGGGTTGATCTATATCGTGAATACAGTGCTGAAATTTGTGGTAGGGTATTGGGGAGAAAAACTGGGGCTCTACATCGAGACGGATATGCGGATTGAGATTTACACTCATCTGCAAAAGCTGTCCTTTCGCTTTTTTGATAATCATAAGCAGGGCCAACTGGCCTCCCGGATTACCAACGACCTCATGGATATCGGCAATATGGCCCATTATGGACCGGAGCATTTCTTGATCTCCACCTTTACCCTGGCCGGTGCCATGGTGATGATGTTTCACGCCAACTGGCAGCTGGCCCTGCCTCTGAGCCTGTTTGTGATGATCCTGCTGGCGATCAATATGCATTTTATGCGCCGGCTGGTAGTGACCAGAAAGCGCATGTTCGGCGCTGTCGGCGGTTTTTTGTCAAGGCTGGAGGATGGTATCGGCGGCATCCGGGTGGTGCAGGCTTTTGCTAACGAAGACCATCAAAAAAGGCTGTTTGTGTCGGACAATCAACGTTTTTGTGAAGCCAAAATTGACGGGTTCAAGAATGTCGCTCAAAACGAAGCCGTTACCTATATGTTTATCAGTCTGCTGCCGGTGCTGGCTCTGTTGGGGGGGAGCTGGTTTACTTTGAATGGCAGGATGACCGGCGGTGAACTGTTCAGCTTCATTCTCATTGCCAATGTGATGGTCATGCCCATCCGCATGCTGGCGGCTTTCTCCGTCCGCTTTCCCAATGGGATGGCAGGTTTTAAGAACTTTGTGGAAATTATCGATACGGAGCCGGAGATCAAGGATGCTCCGGATGCGGTGGAAGTATCCTCCTTGCGGGGGGATATCCGCTATGAGCAGGTGAGCTTTGGTTATCGTGAGGACAGCACGGTCCTGAACACTATCGATCTGTCTGTCCGGGCCGGTGAAACGGTGGCTTTCGTAGGGACATCGGGTGCCGGTAAAACCACCTTATGCAGTCTGCTTTTGCGCTTCTATGAAGCGGATGAAGGGCGCATCACCATTGACGGGATGGATATCCGCAAGCTTAAGCTGGCTTCTTTAAGGCAGCAGATCGGGGTGGTGCAGCAGGATGTTTTCCTTTTCTCCGGCAGCATTGGGGAGAACATCCGCTTCGGCAAGCTTGGTGCCACAGAAGAAGAACTATGGGAAGCGGCCCGCCGGGCCCAGCTGGACGATTTCATCCGGGAACAGCCTGAGGGCATGGATACCTTGATCGGAGAACGGGGGGTAAAGCTTTCCGGAGGACAGAGGCAGCGCATCGCCATTGCCCGCATGTTCCTGAAAAATCCGCCCATTCTCATCCTGGACGAAGCCACGTCCTCCCTGGATACCCTGACCGAGTCTTCGATTCTGCAAGCTTTGGCGGAGCTGGCCCAGGGGCGTACCACTCTGATCATTGCCCACCGGCTGGCGACCATTCGCCATGCCGACCGGATCGTGGTCCTGACGGAGGAGGGTATTGCCGAAGAAGGGGGCCATGAGGAGCTTTTACGGAAAAATGGCATCTACAGCAATTTGCATAGGGCGCAGGTCGGTGCATAG
- a CDS encoding FecCD family ABC transporter permease, with protein MKHTKESAQLLKAGQDKKKGRTWAGSLIILGGTGLLILLMAFSITKGAAEIPLSVIGDVLFRFDSMNTQHLIIVDLRLPRVIASAMVGAAFAVAGAIMQGITRNPLADSGLLGLNAGAGFALSLCFAFFPGMGYMQVIFFSFLGAALGAALVNGIASMRRGGATPMRLVLAGAAVSALLIALSQGIALYFDVAQDIMFWTVGGVAGSNWVQIKIMTPWILGALLGAMILSRSISLLSLGEEVAKGLGLNTLTISMLCSLIVVILAGASVAVVGAVGFVGLIIPHIVRYLVGVDYRWIIPSSAVMGALLMVLADLGARRLNPPFETPVGALIAVVGVPFFLYLARRQKRAL; from the coding sequence ATGAAACATACCAAAGAGTCAGCGCAACTGCTTAAGGCAGGGCAGGACAAGAAAAAAGGCCGTACCTGGGCGGGGAGCCTCATTATTCTGGGCGGAACGGGACTGCTTATACTGCTGATGGCCTTTTCCATCACCAAGGGAGCGGCGGAAATCCCCCTCTCCGTGATCGGGGATGTCTTGTTCCGCTTTGACTCTATGAATACTCAGCATTTAATTATCGTGGATCTCCGTCTGCCCCGGGTCATCGCCAGTGCCATGGTCGGGGCGGCCTTTGCTGTGGCCGGAGCCATTATGCAGGGGATAACCCGCAATCCTTTGGCGGACTCCGGGCTGCTGGGGCTCAATGCCGGGGCCGGCTTTGCCCTGTCTCTTTGCTTTGCTTTTTTTCCCGGTATGGGGTATATGCAGGTTATCTTTTTTTCCTTTTTAGGCGCGGCTCTGGGGGCGGCTTTGGTCAACGGTATCGCCTCTATGAGGCGGGGAGGAGCCACTCCCATGCGGCTGGTGCTGGCCGGTGCCGCGGTCAGCGCTCTTTTGATCGCCCTCAGTCAGGGCATTGCTCTGTATTTTGACGTAGCTCAGGATATTATGTTTTGGACGGTGGGAGGGGTGGCCGGTTCCAACTGGGTTCAGATTAAGATCATGACACCATGGATCCTGGGCGCCCTGCTGGGGGCCATGATCCTTTCCCGTTCCATCTCCCTGCTCAGCCTTGGTGAAGAGGTGGCCAAAGGATTGGGCTTGAACACCCTGACCATCAGTATGCTCTGTTCTCTGATCGTGGTCATCCTGGCCGGGGCTTCCGTTGCTGTGGTGGGTGCCGTGGGCTTTGTGGGACTGATCATTCCCCATATTGTCCGTTATTTGGTAGGTGTGGATTATCGCTGGATCATTCCTTCTTCGGCGGTCATGGGGGCTTTGCTCATGGTGCTGGCGGATCTGGGGGCCAGGAGGCTTAATCCCCCCTTTGAGACACCCGTCGGCGCTCTGATCGCTGTGGTCGGCGTTCCTTTCTTTCTCTATCTCGCACGCAGGCAAAAGAGGGCATTGTAA
- a CDS encoding FecCD family ABC transporter permease → MNTQLNIQQQKNELYKRKVARRHRMILAGCVALLLLSLLISMNSGYAKLTPLDTLRTLFGGGTGKENLILFSFRLPRIVISMLIGGGLALSGCIIQSIARNGLADPGLLGINAGAGLMVILYVMFFGAQSFLSIFTLPFLSLIGAGVTAVLVYILAFKKGEGIAPMRLVLTGVAVQAGISALTTLLVVKLDDTQFDFVATWQAGSIWGSNWNYVLALLPWLLLLIPYVMMKSRVLDVLNLGEDEACGLGVAVEQERRKLLAAAVALAASSVAVSGSISFVGLIAPHLARRLVGPKHSILLPACVLVGGVLVAVADTIARVIVQPAEIPTGIVVAVIGAPYFLYLLAKSKTA, encoded by the coding sequence ATGAACACTCAACTGAACATTCAACAACAAAAAAACGAACTGTACAAAAGGAAAGTAGCCCGGCGTCATCGGATGATCCTGGCCGGATGTGTGGCTCTGCTCCTTCTTTCTTTGCTGATCAGTATGAACTCGGGTTATGCCAAGCTGACTCCCCTGGATACCCTGCGCACCCTGTTTGGGGGCGGTACGGGCAAGGAAAATCTGATTTTGTTCAGCTTCCGGCTGCCCCGGATCGTGATCTCGATGCTTATCGGCGGGGGGCTGGCTTTATCCGGCTGCATTATCCAGAGTATTGCCAGGAACGGACTGGCGGACCCCGGACTCCTGGGGATCAATGCCGGTGCGGGACTGATGGTCATTCTCTATGTCATGTTTTTTGGTGCCCAGTCCTTTCTGTCCATCTTCACTTTACCCTTTTTATCCTTAATAGGAGCGGGGGTTACTGCGGTTCTTGTCTATATCCTGGCCTTCAAAAAAGGGGAAGGAATCGCGCCCATGCGTCTGGTCCTGACCGGTGTGGCGGTCCAGGCGGGAATTTCGGCTCTTACCACCCTTCTGGTGGTTAAGCTGGACGACACCCAGTTCGATTTTGTCGCCACCTGGCAGGCGGGTAGTATCTGGGGATCCAACTGGAATTATGTACTGGCCCTTTTGCCCTGGCTGCTCCTGCTTATTCCTTATGTCATGATGAAAAGCCGGGTGCTGGATGTGCTGAATCTGGGTGAGGATGAGGCCTGCGGTTTGGGGGTGGCGGTGGAACAGGAACGGCGCAAGCTCCTGGCTGCAGCCGTTGCTTTGGCGGCTTCCTCAGTGGCGGTCAGCGGCAGCATCAGTTTTGTGGGATTGATCGCTCCCCATTTAGCCCGGCGGCTGGTGGGTCCGAAGCATAGCATTTTGCTTCCCGCCTGTGTTTTGGTAGGAGGGGTGCTGGTGGCGGTGGCGGATACTATCGCCAGGGTGATCGTCCAGCCTGCGGAAATTCCTACCGGTATCGTGGTGGCCGTGATCGGCGCACCCTATTTTCTCTACTTGCTGGCCAAAAGCAAAACAGCATGA
- a CDS encoding ABC transporter ATP-binding protein, with protein MNSIATECLAIAYEDKMVVDNLDMQIPQGKITTIIGANGCGKSTVLKAVGRILKPKGGMVYLNGEDIRRLSTKEVAQKMAILPQSPQAPAGLTVGELVAYGRFPHQRGMGKLKAGDKKIIAWALEVTKLTELETTAVDNLSGGQRQRVWIAMALAQQTDLILLDEPTTYLDLSYQLEVLQLLYQLNREQGCTIVMVLHDLNLAARFADYMVAIRGGKIIRHGTPEEVMTVEVLREAFQIEAMIIKESRTGRPTCVFYDLIDQQKQQKKVSGGTLT; from the coding sequence ATGAACAGTATTGCCACAGAGTGTCTGGCCATCGCCTATGAAGATAAAATGGTGGTGGACAATCTGGATATGCAGATTCCCCAGGGAAAGATCACCACCATTATCGGAGCCAACGGCTGCGGAAAATCAACGGTTTTGAAGGCTGTGGGGCGCATCCTCAAGCCTAAGGGAGGCATGGTCTATCTGAACGGCGAGGATATCCGGCGCCTGTCCACCAAGGAAGTGGCCCAGAAGATGGCGATTCTGCCCCAGTCTCCCCAGGCTCCGGCCGGTTTGACGGTAGGTGAATTGGTGGCCTACGGGCGCTTTCCTCATCAGCGGGGCATGGGCAAGCTTAAGGCCGGGGATAAGAAGATCATCGCCTGGGCCCTGGAGGTAACCAAACTGACGGAATTGGAAACGACGGCCGTGGATAATCTTTCCGGAGGCCAGCGTCAACGGGTCTGGATCGCCATGGCCCTGGCCCAGCAGACGGATCTGATCCTCCTCGATGAGCCTACCACCTATCTGGATCTCTCTTATCAGCTGGAAGTGTTGCAGCTGCTCTACCAGCTCAACCGGGAACAGGGCTGCACCATCGTCATGGTCCTCCACGATCTGAACCTGGCGGCCAGGTTTGCCGACTATATGGTGGCCATCCGGGGCGGGAAAATCATCCGTCACGGAACGCCGGAGGAAGTAATGACCGTCGAGGTATTGCGGGAAGCCTTCCAGATTGAGGCGATGATTATTAAGGAATCCCGGACCGGGAGGCCTACTTGTGTTTTCTATGACCTGATCGATCAGCAGAAGCAGCAAAAGAAAGTATCCGGAGGAACTTTGACATGA